The Actinomadura sp. WMMB 499 genome includes a window with the following:
- a CDS encoding iron chelate uptake ABC transporter family permease subunit, with translation MNPGVRLGRVSFVWRPWLVFVTLVLAAAAFLVFCLSISFGDFSLGLPRVVATIFGRGERVDRFVIMDLRMPRALAGLIVGIALGVSGAITQSVARNPLASPDVLGITGGAGAVAVFLVTVSGGTSAAILNTVGLSAAALAGGLGTGLLVYFLAWRRGIDGFRLVLIGISVSAVMQAITNWLLVTADIRDVARAQAWLVGSLDGRSWNEVWTALCCTLVLLVIVAGAAFQFRPLQFGDEVAAGLGVRYSRVRAVMLLCAVLLAGTAVSAAGPVPFVALVAPQVAMRLARRPTPPLVVSGLVGAVLLIGADVVARTALPVTLPVGVVTAAIGGPFLVYLLVRANLRKAM, from the coding sequence ATGAACCCCGGTGTGCGGCTCGGACGCGTGTCCTTCGTGTGGCGGCCGTGGCTCGTCTTCGTGACCCTGGTGCTGGCGGCGGCGGCGTTCCTGGTGTTCTGCCTGTCGATCAGTTTCGGCGACTTCTCCCTCGGCCTGCCCCGGGTCGTCGCGACGATCTTCGGACGGGGCGAGCGGGTCGACCGGTTCGTGATCATGGATCTGCGGATGCCGCGGGCCCTGGCGGGGCTCATCGTGGGGATCGCGCTGGGGGTGTCCGGGGCGATCACGCAGTCGGTGGCGCGCAATCCGCTGGCCAGTCCGGACGTCCTGGGGATCACCGGGGGCGCCGGTGCGGTCGCCGTGTTCCTGGTGACGGTGTCGGGCGGGACGAGCGCGGCGATCCTCAACACGGTGGGGCTGTCGGCGGCGGCGCTCGCGGGCGGTCTGGGCACGGGGCTGCTGGTCTATTTCCTGGCGTGGCGGCGGGGGATCGACGGCTTCCGGCTCGTGCTCATCGGCATCTCGGTGAGCGCTGTGATGCAGGCGATCACGAACTGGCTGCTGGTCACGGCCGACATCAGGGACGTCGCGCGGGCGCAGGCTTGGCTGGTCGGCTCGCTGGACGGACGGTCGTGGAACGAGGTCTGGACGGCGCTGTGCTGCACGCTCGTGCTCCTGGTGATCGTCGCGGGGGCCGCGTTCCAGTTCCGGCCGCTGCAGTTCGGTGACGAGGTCGCCGCGGGGCTGGGCGTCCGGTACTCGCGGGTGCGGGCGGTCATGCTGCTGTGCGCGGTGCTGCTGGCCGGTACGGCGGTGAGCGCCGCGGGTCCGGTGCCGTTCGTCGCGCTCGTGGCGCCGCAGGTGGCGATGCGGCTGGCGCGCCGTCCCACACCGCCGCTGGTGGTCTCCGGGCTGGTGGGCGCGGTGCTGCTGATCGGCGCGGACGTGGTGGCGCGCACGGCGCTGCCGGTCACGCTGCCGGTCGGGGTGGTCACCGCGGCGATCGGCGGGCCCTTCCTCGTCTACCTGCTGGTGCGGGCAAATCTCAGGAAGGCGATGTGA
- a CDS encoding iron ABC transporter permease, translated as MVLVVAGVASLAVGARALSPGDVWRGLFAEPGSDQRLTEIRLIVQTVRVPRTVLAVVAGVALGVGGALIQGCTRNPIADTGLLGVNSGASVAVVTAVSVFGLTNPFLYVWFAFLGAAVAGLVVFGLASIGRGAGNPLTLALAGQGVTVFLAAMTTAVAMSDQAALNVWRFWNAGSVAGVKFDVIWPVTVFIGVGLLLAAATLPAINLLNLGDDVARGLGVNVTLSRILAIAAITLLAGAATAACGPIAFLGLMVAHVGRYLTGPDYRWLVPCAGLLGALVLLVCDIVGRVVVRPGELDAGIVVALLGAPFFAALVWRGKFRSA; from the coding sequence ATGGTTCTCGTGGTCGCGGGGGTGGCGTCGCTGGCCGTGGGGGCGCGGGCGTTGAGTCCCGGGGACGTCTGGCGGGGGCTGTTCGCGGAGCCGGGGTCGGATCAGCGGCTCACCGAGATCAGGCTCATCGTGCAGACGGTGCGGGTTCCCCGGACGGTGCTCGCGGTGGTGGCGGGTGTCGCTCTGGGGGTCGGTGGTGCGCTGATCCAAGGGTGCACGCGTAATCCGATCGCCGACACCGGCTTGCTGGGAGTGAATTCGGGGGCCTCGGTCGCGGTGGTAACGGCGGTCTCCGTGTTCGGGCTGACGAATCCGTTCCTGTACGTGTGGTTCGCGTTCCTCGGGGCGGCGGTGGCCGGTCTGGTGGTCTTCGGGCTGGCGAGCATCGGGCGGGGGGCCGGGAACCCGCTGACGCTCGCGCTCGCCGGGCAGGGGGTGACGGTGTTCCTGGCGGCGATGACCACCGCGGTCGCGATGTCGGACCAGGCGGCGCTGAACGTCTGGCGGTTCTGGAACGCGGGGTCGGTGGCGGGGGTGAAGTTCGACGTCATCTGGCCGGTGACCGTTTTCATCGGGGTCGGGTTGCTCCTGGCGGCGGCCACGCTGCCCGCGATCAATCTGTTGAACCTGGGTGATGATGTGGCGCGGGGGCTCGGGGTCAATGTCACGTTGAGCCGGATTCTGGCGATCGCCGCGATCACCTTGCTGGCGGGCGCGGCCACGGCTGCTTGTGGGCCGATCGCCTTTCTCGGGCTCATGGTCGCGCATGTGGGCAGGTATCTGACCGGGCCGGACTATCGCTGGCTGGTTCCCTGCGCGGGCCTGCTCGGGGCGCTCGTCCTGCTGGTCTGCGACATCGTGGGACGTGTGGTGGTGCGGCCGGGCGAGCTGGACGCGGGCATCGTCGTGGCGCTTCTCGGCGCCCCGTTCTTCGCCGCCCTGGTGTGGCGCGGAAAGTTCAGGAGCGCATGA